From the Sphingobacteruim zhuxiongii genome, the window ATTATTGTATTTGCCTATAAAGGGCATCTTCGACTACTAGGTTTATTTTTCAATAGATATCATATGTCGAAATATACAATATTTGACTTTTGTAAAAATAAAAAGAATGAGATAGAGGAACTATGGAATTTTGGATAATAAATAGGACAAATCGTGCATAGCCACTTTTTTAACTAGCTACCAGTTCGTCTATATTCTGACGGGGAAATCCCTACGATTTTCTTAAAAATACGCGTAAAATAAGAAGGATCGTCAAATTCCAACTCGTAGGCTATATTGGCAATTGTCTTATTTGTTTCCAGAAGCAAAAGTTGGCTATGAATTATAGCAACCTCAAGGATTAACTGCTTTGAAGACTTCTTAAAAACACCAGTCACACAACGATTTAAGTAGTTCACAGAAACAGCAAGTTTATCGGCATAAAACTGCACCGATTTCTGCTCACTAAAATGCAAATGGACTAGCTGTTTGAAAGCAATTGCAATCTCGTCGCGACGACCTAACGTTTCATTGACAGCAGACAACTTTATGATCTTGAGTAATGCCGTCTTAAAAATACTTTCGTAATACTCTTTATAAGGACTTTTACTGTATATCTCCTTATGCAATAAACCTAGCAATCCATCTAAATCATCACTATCATCATCGGACAAATTCAATAAAGGAGAAATTGTAAAAATATTCAGTATTTCTGTTTCTCGAAATAGAGAGGTCATCGCCTGCTCTTTGATTAAGATACAATGTCCTTTTGCAAGTTTATCAACGGAATGAATTGCGGAGATTGTTCCGTAGTTACAAATCACCACTGCCGGCGCTTCCACTTTAAAAGTCGTCGATTCTATTTGATGTGTAAAATATCCTTCTGTAATATGAATTAATAGGTTATATCCGAAAAATATCGGCGGAATTGGGATCTTCAAATAAGGCGCAATATCGACTAAATCATAGATCTTAATTGGTGTCTGAATATAGGTAAGATGTTTAAGTCCATCCTCCATAAACTTAGCCACAAATTCATCTGCATTAATTTTGTTTTTATCCATCGATCGCTAACCTTCTTTTTTAAACGCAAATATCGAGATTGTTTCCAATTTCAACACATATTTCATTCCGCTTCTATCAGTTCAACAGGCAGTAGAACCGTTTTAAAGTCGACCTCCTTCCCTCTTGACTCGATTTGTTCGATTAAGAGTTCTGCTGCCTTTTTCCCCATTTCGAATGCCGACTGCCGAACGGCAGTAATTTTTGGAGAGAATATATCGACTAGGTTCGAATTTGTAAATCCGACAATTTCGATTGGCTTCTTCGCAAGTTTAGGATATTTCCTTAATGCTTGTAAATAACCCGTCGTTAACTTGTCTCCAGATAAAAAAATACCATCATAATCTAGTTCTGCAAAACGCGATATCGCTAGATCAATTTCAGATTGTTTTAGACCGCCATACTCACAATACTGCACTAAGTTTTCATCAAATTCTAAGTGTTGAGCTATTAAACCCAATTTAAATCCTTCCAAACGCTCTTGACTATTGGACAATTTCTTTGATGAGCTCAACATTGCAATACGTTTGCATCCCTTTTTTACTAGAAATTGAACACTTTCGTAAGCAGCACGTTTATTATCAGTAATCACCTGATGACTCTTTACTTGTTTTGGAATCCGATCAAAAAATACGATCGGCATACCTCTCTCCATCAAACTCTCCAAATAACTGTTATCAGAACTTTCCGATGACATTGCCATTAATAATCCATCAGTTGAACGAGAGTAAAAATGTTCTACATGAAAGCGTTCACGCTCTGCGGACTCATTAGTTTGAGAAATGACAACTTGATAGTTCTTGTGGTAGGCAACTGACTCAATACCATCGATAACCTGCGAGAAAAAGTTATTCGCAATCTCGCTCACAACAATCCCGATGCTATAACTCTTCCGTTCCTTCAACCCTCGAGCCAAAGGATTTGCTCGATAATTGACTTTCGTCGCATACTCCAGCACTAAACGTTTTGTCTCTTCACTGATCTCATGACTGTCTCGTAATGCACGAGAAACAGTAGATGGCGATAAATTCAAAACCTTAGCAATATCTTTCAGGGTGTATTGGTCTTGGCTCATGTCGATAAATTTAGAGAAATATATCGATAATTATACAGTACAAAATAAAGGAAAAAAACAAAGGATTGTCTTTTCGGACAATCCTTGTCTGGCGCCTTCCATCTATAAAAAGGGCCATTGTTGCTAATATAAACCAATATGTAAATAGATGATTAAAATATAAACTTGGTACTCAAGAAGTTTGAAGTTCCATCTTCTACGATTTTATTGATTAAAGCTTTATTCTCTGAAGTGTCTTTCGTTGTTACTAAAGAGCGGATCGAGAACGAGCGAAGCGCATCAAATACCGACAATGTTCCTTCTGCGCTGTCCTTTCTACCCGTAAAAGGGAAAATATCTGGACCACGCTGACATTGTGCATTAATATTTACTCGACTTACTTGATTTACTAATGGATCTATTAATGAGCTAATCACTTCCGTTTTGTTACTGAAAATGCTGACTTGTTGTCCATGCGCGGAACCAATTATATATTCAATAGGTTCTTCTAAATCATCAAACGGAACGACTGGAATAACTGGGCCAAATTGTTCTTCTCGATAAAGCTTCATCTTCGCATTCACCGGATAAACGATTGCCGGATAGAAGAATGACTCCTTTGTTTCACCGGCATTCGGATTAATCAATTTAGCGCCGTGAGCAATTGCATCATCCAAACATTCTTTCAGATAAGCAGGTTTTTGAGGTTCAGGAAGTGGCGTTAATACAACACCCTGCTCCCAAGGCATTCCATACTTCAACTTACTAACTTCCTCGCTTAATTTATACAAGAACGTTGTTGCTACGCTACGATGAACGTAAATAATTTTTAAGGCAGTACAACGTTGTCCATTAAATGATAGCGAACCCAATACTGTTTCTTTTACAGCTAGATCTAAATCCGCGTCTTTACTAATAATAGCGGCATTCTTCGCATCCAATCCTAGTATGGCACGCAGTCGGTTTACCTTTGGATGTAACTTCTTGAGTTCATTGGCAACACGGCTAGACCCAATTAAAGTCAATACATTGATTTGTCCCGATTGCATTAATTGCGGAACGATGGTGTTTCCACGTCCGTAAATTGTATTCACAACACCTTTAGGAAAACAACTTTGAAAAGCTTCCAATAACGGATAGTGTAAAAGAGTCCCGTGTTTAGGTGGTTTGAACAACATGGTGTTCCCCATGATCAATGCTGGAATTAAGGTAGTAAAGGTCTCGTTTAACGGATAGTTGAACGGCCCCATACAAAGTACCACACCCAGCGGTGAGCGTCTAATCTGTGCAATAATCCCTTGCTCAATTTGAAAGCGAGAATTGTCTCGATCTAAATCTTTCAGTGCGTCAATGGTCGCGTAAATATAATCAACAGTACGATCAAACTCTTTTTGCGAATCAGCAAATGATTTACCGATTTCCCACATGATGAGCTTCACAACGATATCGCGTTTAGCAATCATTTTCTGTGTAAATTGTTCTACGCAAGCGATTCGATCCGCAACGCTCATCGTAGGCCAAATACCACGCCCATTATCATAGGCTTTCACTGCAGCATCTAAAGCCTCCATCGATTCCTTTTCCGTACATACCGGATAGCTACCAATTCGTTTTCGAACTAATCCATCTTTGGTCTTGACACAAATTGGCGAGAACACTTCACTGCTTTTGCCTGTCCAAGGATGCATTGCCCCATTACTTAAAAACTCGCGTTGATGAATCTCTTCATCTAAGGTAAACTCGGCAGGAATGTCTTCCTCCCGATAAAATAAATTCTCTAAATCGAATTCCATTTTAATAGGTTTAGGTTGATTGTATTTATGTTATTGTTTTAAAAATTGAAATATTCTTTTGCGTTATGATAACAGATATCGGAAACTAATTTCCCAACCCAAGGCAAATCGTTAGGTAGCTCGCCGTTCTCAATATCTTCCGCGAAGATATTACATAGTAATCGACGGAAATATTCATGTCTCGGAAAGGATAAGAAACTTCTAGAATCGGTCAACATACCGACCATACAACTCAGAAGTCCCATGTTCGAAAGCGCATTGATCTGTTTGGTCATACCGTCCTTCTGATCTAAGAACCACCATGCTGATCCGAATTGCATCTTCCCACGCACCGAACCATCATTGAAATTCCCAATCATCGTCGCGAAAAGCTCATTATCTGCAGGATTAAGATTGTAGATTATTGTTTTCGCCAATTGATCATTCGAATCCAACTTGTTGAAAAACGCCGACAGCGCCTTTCCTTGCACGAAATCACCAATAGAATCCCATCCGGTATCCGGACCATTCTGTTTCAACATCCGTGCATTATTATTACGCAAGGCTCCTAAATGGAATTGTTGAACCCAACCTTTCTCATGATCCCATTGCGCAAAATACACTAACATCGCAGATTTAAATTTCAAAACCTCCTCGGTAGTCAAGTGCAAACGCTGGCGTATTTTTAAGAAGATATTACTAACCTCGGATTCCGTATAATCAGAGACATAAATTTGCTCTAATCCATGATCAGATATTGTCCCGCCATGTTTAGCAAAATAATCGTGTCTACTTTTTATCGCATCTAAGTAACCTTTAAAGTCACTGATGTTACTATCCGCAACTGATTCTAGCTTATCAATATAGGCATTCAAACTATTTACA encodes:
- a CDS encoding helix-turn-helix domain-containing protein, translated to MDKNKINADEFVAKFMEDGLKHLTYIQTPIKIYDLVDIAPYLKIPIPPIFFGYNLLIHITEGYFTHQIESTTFKVEAPAVVICNYGTISAIHSVDKLAKGHCILIKEQAMTSLFRETEILNIFTISPLLNLSDDDSDDLDGLLGLLHKEIYSKSPYKEYYESIFKTALLKIIKLSAVNETLGRRDEIAIAFKQLVHLHFSEQKSVQFYADKLAVSVNYLNRCVTGVFKKSSKQLILEVAIIHSQLLLLETNKTIANIAYELEFDDPSYFTRIFKKIVGISPSEYRRTGS
- a CDS encoding LacI family DNA-binding transcriptional regulator, whose translation is MSQDQYTLKDIAKVLNLSPSTVSRALRDSHEISEETKRLVLEYATKVNYRANPLARGLKERKSYSIGIVVSEIANNFFSQVIDGIESVAYHKNYQVVISQTNESAERERFHVEHFYSRSTDGLLMAMSSESSDNSYLESLMERGMPIVFFDRIPKQVKSHQVITDNKRAAYESVQFLVKKGCKRIAMLSSSKKLSNSQERLEGFKLGLIAQHLEFDENLVQYCEYGGLKQSEIDLAISRFAELDYDGIFLSGDKLTTGYLQALRKYPKLAKKPIEIVGFTNSNLVDIFSPKITAVRQSAFEMGKKAAELLIEQIESRGKEVDFKTVLLPVELIEAE
- a CDS encoding NADP-dependent glyceraldehyde-3-phosphate dehydrogenase; this translates as MEFDLENLFYREEDIPAEFTLDEEIHQREFLSNGAMHPWTGKSSEVFSPICVKTKDGLVRKRIGSYPVCTEKESMEALDAAVKAYDNGRGIWPTMSVADRIACVEQFTQKMIAKRDIVVKLIMWEIGKSFADSQKEFDRTVDYIYATIDALKDLDRDNSRFQIEQGIIAQIRRSPLGVVLCMGPFNYPLNETFTTLIPALIMGNTMLFKPPKHGTLLHYPLLEAFQSCFPKGVVNTIYGRGNTIVPQLMQSGQINVLTLIGSSRVANELKKLHPKVNRLRAILGLDAKNAAIISKDADLDLAVKETVLGSLSFNGQRCTALKIIYVHRSVATTFLYKLSEEVSKLKYGMPWEQGVVLTPLPEPQKPAYLKECLDDAIAHGAKLINPNAGETKESFFYPAIVYPVNAKMKLYREEQFGPVIPVVPFDDLEEPIEYIIGSAHGQQVSIFSNKTEVISSLIDPLVNQVSRVNINAQCQRGPDIFPFTGRKDSAEGTLSVFDALRSFSIRSLVTTKDTSENKALINKIVEDGTSNFLSTKFIF
- the uxaC gene encoding glucuronate isomerase, with protein sequence MKAFLDQDFLLLSETAKKLYHDYASSLPIIDYHNHLIPEQIANNTKFENLSQVWLYGDHYKWRAMRTHGISEQYITGDASDREKFKKWAETVPYTMRNPLYHWTHLELQRYFGITEQLNADSADRIFDQTTEQLKDASRSVHGLLNKMNVEVVCTTDDPLDNLEYHQAFAKKNQSFRMLPAFRPDKAMQADDVNSLNAYIDKLESVADSNISDFKGYLDAIKSRHDYFAKHGGTISDHGLEQIYVSDYTESEVSNIFLKIRQRLHLTTEEVLKFKSAMLVYFAQWDHEKGWVQQFHLGALRNNNARMLKQNGPDTGWDSIGDFVQGKALSAFFNKLDSNDQLAKTIIYNLNPADNELFATMIGNFNDGSVRGKMQFGSAWWFLDQKDGMTKQINALSNMGLLSCMVGMLTDSRSFLSFPRHEYFRRLLCNIFAEDIENGELPNDLPWVGKLVSDICYHNAKEYFNF